One genomic region from Accipiter gentilis chromosome Z, bAccGen1.1, whole genome shotgun sequence encodes:
- the LOC126035806 gene encoding sperm-associated antigen 4 protein-like isoform X2 codes for MWNAVALLKEQHQEVQELRKEVACLVAQMSRVKKELEDMRTAMSAMPLEENVQMSAWALKSTGVTIDLQTSPRSYAWPCSVFWFLCDLNRPNTFVQLDVSPGYCWLFQASQSQLVMKLPARVQPTAITVQHPLKESSVLGDISSAPRDFTVSVSLCQALGAGTECWGKAVRGTC; via the exons ATGTG GAACGCGGTTGCTCTGCTGAAGGAACAACACCAGGAGGTGCAAGAGCTGAGGAAGGAGGTGGCGTGCCTGGTTGCACAGATGAGCCGTGTGAAGAAG GAACTTGAGGACATGAGAACGGCAATGTCTGCGATGCCTTTGGAAGAGAACGTCCAGATGTCTGCCTGGGCTCTGAAAAGCACAG ggGTCACCATCGACCTGCAGACATCACCCAGGAGCTATGCATGGCCCTGCAGCGTGTTCTGGTTCCTTTGTGATCTGAACCGTCCGAATACTTTTGTGCAG ctggaCGTTTCCCCGGGATACTGCTGGCTTTTCCAAgcgtctcagagccagctggtcATGAAGTTGCCCGCGCGAGTCCAACCAACCGCGATCACTGTGCAGCACCCCTTGAAGGAGTCCTCTGTGCTCGGGGACATCAGCAGCGCCCCCCGAGATTTCACCGTCTCTGTAAGTCTCTGCCAGGCACTTGGGGCTGGGACCGAGTGCTGGGGAAAAGCTGTACGGGGGACTTGCTAG
- the LOC126035806 gene encoding uncharacterized protein LOC126035806 isoform X1: MQQGPSLGPLPFRGGLQSPSPRRPSLCAAVRETGLSLGTGVPSLPASPPKGTGLGTGLAGSLRNTLQPLSPPSLGPLRVSCSLLPSGVTIDLQTSPRSYAWPCSVFWFLCDLNRPNTFVQLDVSPGYCWLFQASQSQLVMKLPARVQPTAITVQHPLKESSVLGDISSAPRDFTVSVSLCQALGAGTECWGKAVRGTC, translated from the exons ATGCAGCAGGGCCCCAGCTTGGGCCCCCTGCCCTTCCGTGGGGGCTTGCAGTCTCCCAGCCCCCGCAGGCCTTCTCTTTGTGCAGCTGTGAGAGAGACTGGGCTGTCACTGGGCACGGGGGTCCCCTCCTTGCCTGCGTCACCCCCCAAGGGCACGGGGCTGGGCACGGGACTGGCAGGCAGCCTTAGAAATACCCTACAGCCACTGAGCCCTCCGAGCCTGGGGCCTCTGAGAGtcagctgctctcttctcccttcagggGTCACCATCGACCTGCAGACATCACCCAGGAGCTATGCATGGCCCTGCAGCGTGTTCTGGTTCCTTTGTGATCTGAACCGTCCGAATACTTTTGTGCAG ctggaCGTTTCCCCGGGATACTGCTGGCTTTTCCAAgcgtctcagagccagctggtcATGAAGTTGCCCGCGCGAGTCCAACCAACCGCGATCACTGTGCAGCACCCCTTGAAGGAGTCCTCTGTGCTCGGGGACATCAGCAGCGCCCCCCGAGATTTCACCGTCTCTGTAAGTCTCTGCCAGGCACTTGGGGCTGGGACCGAGTGCTGGGGAAAAGCTGTACGGGGGACTTGCTAG